The Brachyhypopomus gauderio isolate BG-103 chromosome 17, BGAUD_0.2, whole genome shotgun sequence genome includes a window with the following:
- the rlf gene encoding zinc finger protein Rlf, which produces MADGSGEADSDWTLRGLADEDAFFAMERLQAALQQLEAELRQRDVCEASSAQYCDNFCQALMHYAGSRNSVEHGLSLLQVYCLSINCFAAARPHLTADSPSVALVLKRLALSCFELLLSVPQNEIPFEAWLHFHGSVQAAHDAMLQYGSTDLQALLQITGEGGAWSSPALIALLTGQPTDADEVNAYLALEGEDFLEMRIKHLEKVGEVEKVLLLTKACGSCRQLPNQASFRQTFVTQLCQLLPSEDAIAEISRLDAKDVLDIICNMETEGDENTAFILCTTYLSQQLQQERLCYSWEFTLIWSKLQRRTDGSLESFIERCLQFGAIAKTVYHLLFLIRVIQTEATHFGLAVSVELCVKAFQLPRQEEIETRTTVCKTVACLLPDDLEVLRACQLTEFLLSPSREVFDRLEDLYSCPDQKYDEENAIIPNSLRCELLLALKAHWPFDPEFWDWKTLKHYCIKLLGVEPEEEEEVNNVPAVTNPEEEDVDTQEKSQTEESLAEEKKEREETATMSHQNKTLKKAWTSERAKRWQQYQFQCRICQREVIEPRLLHHARKHMENDVWTCPVCLQKFESRQEFVPHSKKHLRMPTRVSHLKKKRVKKRMKLEFEAGDSDVDELDSLEPGQIPLDPSLLMYYQSTRDPVVLQHMLDQAATVPKKRTDDDHITFDYIYDHYKLQDREVYHCPATDCSKNFKLFKYLGVHLRNDHGDADPNVRHYTEMKERREKCTFCRRTFVSAHHHRQHRRLHGGDRPYVCVVMGCGASFASPNELVEHKHGHRFRLAYGCELKGCSLSFCDLGQLYHHEAQHFRDAAYTCVSPGCRNFYYSRKEFVSHLASHGISFTEKDFEAQRKAKRKLLLPAAEEDAGSDRTHESSRELLNASKTLSPSQHSECAEPKRSLMCVAVCFDGKKFTCGLEKCGRTFTRAKEIQKHLEMVHPEQFRENKACKKMENEKRSKTKLVQEHKQNEDKSPTEDSGQEKGVVSAADSVPSDTSTSLTIRTGSCKAEVSSALSDIVLGFSQLSLTSGVSKNSPRTSRRRAAGCEGSRVSPRAQAATATTNKTDQSRSPTADPKRLLWKPDSPQKAETPLARVAPEAAPPVDRGQSENNLAVQQTTKPYTCDVESCFYESVTSRALVQHYFRKHGYSKTEVGQMDIFNSLKFKPFKCHLCSKVYRERKELKVHCLKIHTAVEDINVHIKNKAEDPSHSAVPATSQLNDAEDSKSLKKSKLSADEGRKPAWRYRSLNRDHRACKGKMVKSNSKVLKKDRRLRSSHLSVSRHGPREDRRVAGGTAQERRASQRLVRKGSPCLDRVTVDDKQFPCFHKGCTAGYMKQCNLLRHLQNVHHYNSSQFCWEEDGNLHLCKHNGCDKRFCHNSSLYRHYRKEHQLSEEPIPRFKCTYANCSASYHLKSSLLRHTREMHEGEEPGVRTHTQSQCRFNGSYKKRGWYKLCDQTNPHVVRLQSAHRAGANTGCQKKLIVTSSPSLKASDSLTLRQSLRCCRDKDKNPSQAEENFDPVEAPEDQPSVERVKPKSKKRKQEFVYRTAEEALQMCQDRCLPVAFPCMIQNCHSVVTQLRSLHRHYMTCHKMLRTRLAQNEDKLFYTTEQLEELIQMKSAVSALPDLARIPNGVLRMEYQAEPETPGGPSLPMSLHSIKTESVGQEVPEVPEEPHPDSTALMGADDELYGESNGHADQILDRESPVPEAQTESPVQEAQRESDSPAPPLVPPPPLDLSPPSTLRITVSDAALDPSDRESKPGSTSAAVCVPASPTPTRQPLRRKNSEPSEPLPATPPPPAQKDPSQGLAPRAFDIAGYKPLGFESSFLKFIQEKEENHKCDKLLSVGVLNPCCKPDPPRRRDCYRRHCSVKENNQRGPTRSRRSRSSPLKPLLSTHECSSIHNLHFILERALRGCGDQAIEQLQFLKPVVVLERPKSSASLLDLLPPDAKA; this is translated from the exons ATGGCGGACGGGAGCGGGGAAGCGGACTCGGACTGGACTTTGCGGGGCCTGGCGGACGAGGACGCGTTCTTCGCCATGGAGCGGCTGCAGGCCGCGCTGCAGCAGCTGGAGGCCGAACTCCGGCAGCGCGACGTGTGCGAGGCGTCGTCCGCCCAGTACTGCGACAACTTCTGCCAG GCTCTGATGCATTATGCAGGAAGCAGGAACTCTGTGGAACACGGACTGAGTCTGCTGCAGGTCTACTGTCTCTCCATCAACTGTTTTGCGGCGGCCAGGCCACACCTGACGGCCGACTCCCCGAGTGTTGCCCTCGTGCTGAAGAGACTCGCTCT GAGCTGCTTTGAGCTGCTCCTCTCTGTGCCTCAGAATGAGATTCCATTTGAAGCCTGGCTCCATTTCCACGGTTCTGTTCAG GCAGCTCATGATGCCATGCTGCAGTATGGGAGCACAGACCTGCAGGCCCTATTGCAGATCACAGGAGAAGGCGGGGCATGGAGCAGCCCCGCCCTCATCGCCCTACTCACTGGACAGCCAACAGATGCAGATGAGG TGAATGCTTACCTTGCTCTGGAGGGAGAAGACTTTTTGGAGATGAGGATCAAACACCTGGAGAAGGTTGGTGAGGTGGAGAAGGTTCTGCTCCTCACTAAAGCCTGTGGGTCCTGTCGTCAGCTGCCCAACCAGGCCAGCTTCCGCCAGACGTTTGTCACACAGCTGTGCCAGCTGCTGCCCAGCGAGGACGCAATAGCAGAG ATCTCCAGGCTGGACGCCAAAGATGTTCTGGATATTATTTGCAACATGGAGACGGAGGGCGATGAGAACACGGCCTTCATCCTGTGCACCACGTATCTGAGTCAGCAGCTTCAGCAGGAACGCCTGTGCTACTCCTG GGAGTTCACGCTGATCTGGAGTAAACTGCAGAGGAGGACTGACGGGTCCCTCGAGTCATTCATAGAACGGTGCCTCCAGTTTGGGGCGATTGCTAAGACCGTCTACCACCTGCTGTTCCTGATTCGAGTGATCCAGACTGAG GCGACACACTTTGGGCTGGCAGTGTCTGTTGAACTTTGTGTGAAAGCCTTCCAACTTCCAAGGCAAGAGGAGATAGAAACTCGAACCACCGTCTGCAAAACCGTCGCCTGTCTGCTCCCAGATGATCTTGAGGTCCTGCGAGCCTGCCAGCTCACAGAGTTCCTCCTGAGCCCCTCACGAGAGGTGTTTGACAGGCTGGAGGACCTTTACAGCTGTCCAGATCAGAAGTATGATGAGGAGAATGCCATTATCCCAAACTCGCTACGCTGTGAGCTGCTTCTTGCACTCAAAGCCCACTGGCCATTTGATCCCGAGTTCTGGGACTGGAAGACCTTGAAGCACTACTGCATTAAGCTGTTGGGAGTGGAAcccgaggaagaggaagaggtgaaCAACGTACCGGCAGTGACAAATCCAGAAGAGGAAGATGTTGATACGCAGGAAAAAAGCCAGACTGAAGAAAGCCTTGCtgaggagaagaaagagagagaggagactgCAACGATGTCGCATCAGAATAAAACCTTAAAGAAAGCGTGGACCTCTGAGAGGGCGAAGAGATGGCAGCAGTACCAGTTTCAGTGCCGCATTTGCCAGAGGGAGGTGATCGAACCACGCCTCCTCCACCACGCCAGGAAGCACATGGAGAACGATGTGTGGACCTGTCCTGTGTGCTTGCAAAAGTTTGAAAGTAGACAGGAGTTCGTGCCGCATTCCAAAAAGCACCTCCGAATGCCCACTAGAGTCAGCCATTTGAAGAAGAAGAGGGTGAAGAAGAGGATGAAGCTGGAGTTTGAAGCTGGAGATTCAGACGTGGACGAACTTGACTCCCTGGAGCCTGGACAGATACCCCTGGATCCGTCCCTGCTCATGTACTACCAGTCGACCCGCGACCCTGTTGTCCTGCAACACATGTTGGATCAAGCTGCCACAGTGCCTAAGAAGCGCACCGACGACGATCACATCACTTTTGATTACATTTACGATCACTATAAACTGCAAGATCGTGAGGTTTATCATTGCCCCGCCACTGACTGTTCAAAGAACTTCAAACTTTTTAAGTACCTGGGCGTCCACCTCAGGAACGACCACGGAGACGCGGACCCGAACGTCCGACATTACACGGAGATGAAGGAGCGGCGGGAGAAGTGCACGTTCTGCCGGCGCACGTTTGTGAGCGCGCACCACCACCGGCAGCACCGCCGCCTTCACGGCGGAGATCGGCCGTACGTGTGCGTGGTCATGGGCTGCGGGGCAAGCTTCGCCTCCCCCAACGAGCTGGTGGAGCACAAGCACGGCCACCGCTTCCGGCTGGCCTACGGCTGCGAGCTGAAGGGCTGCAGTCTGTCCTTCTGCGACCTGGGTCAGCTGTACCACCACGAGGCGCAGCACTTCCGTGACGCGGCCTACACCTGCGTGAGCCCGGGCTGCAGGAACTTCTATTACTCCCGCAAAGAATTTGTCTCGCACTTGGCTAGTCATGGCATCTCCTTCACAGAGAAGGACTTTGAGGCGCAGAGAAAAGCAAAGAGGAAACTCCTGCTGCCTGCCGCAGAAGAGGACGCCGGCTCCGACAGGACCCACGAGTCCAGCCGGGAACTCTTAAATGCGTCCAAAACACTTTCACCATCGCAACACTCAGAATGCGCAGAGCCCAAGCGTTCCCTgatgtgtgttgctgtgtgtttCGATGGTAAAAAATTCACCTGTGGCTTGGAGAAGTGTGGTAGGACCTTCACCAGAGCCAAAGAAATCCAGAAGCACTTAGAAATGGTTCATCCTGAACAGTTCAGAGAGAACAAGGCTTGcaaaaaaatggaaaatgaaaaGCGCTCAAAGACCAAACTTGTACAAGAGCATAAACAAAATGAAGATAAAAGTCCCACGGAGGATTCTGGTCAGGAAAAGGGCGTTGTGTCCGCGGCCGACTCTGTGCCGAGCGATACCTCAACATCCTTAACTATCAGGACTGGTTCTTGTAAGGCTGAAGTCAGTAGTGCGCTGTCAGACATTGTGCTAGGCTTCAGCCAGCTCAGTCTCACCTCTGGCGTGTCTAAAAACTCTCCGCGAACGTCTCGTAGACGAGCGGCCGGATGTGAAGGGTCACGGGTGAGCCCCAGAGCCCAAGCCGCCACGGCAACAACCAACAAAACTGACCAGTCACGTTCACCGACCGCTGATCCAAAGAGACTGCTGTGGAAACCCGATTCACCTCAGAAAGCAGAAACGCCACTTGCCCGTGTCGCACCAGAGGCGGCTCCTCCTGTTGATAGGGGCCAGTCGGAAAACAACTTGGCTGTCCAGCAAACAACCAAGCCATACACATGTGATGTTGAAAGTTGCTTTTATGAGAGCGTAACTAGCCGTGCACTGGTTCAGCACTACTTCAGAAAGCATGGGTACTCGAAAACGGAAGTAGGGCAAATGGACATTTTTAATTCTCTCAAGTTCAAGCCTTTTAAGTGCCATCTATGCTCAAAGGTTTACAGGGAACGTAAAGAGCTGAAAGTTCACTGTCTGAAGATTCACACTGCTGTGGAGGATATTAACGTTCATATAAAAAATAAGGCAGAAGATCCCTCTCATTCTGCCGTGCCGGCTACCTCGCAGCTGAACGATGCGGAAGATTCCAAGTCTCTCAAGAAGAGCAAGTTGTCTGCTGATGAAGGACGGAAGCCTGCATGGAGGTACAGATCTCTGAACAGAGACCACCGTGCATGTAAGGGCAAGATGGTGAAAAGCAATAGCAAAGTCCTAAAGAAAGACAGGAGACTGAGAAGCAGCCATCTTTCAGTGTCGCGGCATGGCCCGCGTGAGGACAGACGTGTTGCAGGTGGAACCGCACAGGAAAGGAGGGCAAGTCAGCGTCTGGTCAGAAAAGGGAGTCCGTGCTTGGACAGAGTGACCGTGGATGACAAGCAGTTCCCTTGTTTTCACAAAGGCTGCACTGCAGGCTATATGAAACAGTGCAACCTTCTTCGCCACTTGCAGAACGTACACCACTATAACAGCTCTCAGTTTTGCTGGGAGGAGGATGGGAACCTTCACCTATGCAAGCACAACGGCTGCGATAAGAGGTTCTGTCACAACAGTAGTCTGTACAGACACTACCGCAAGGAACATCAGCTATCCGAGGAACCCATTCCGAGATTCAAGTGCACCTACGCTAACTGCAGTGCGTCCTATCACTTGAAGAGCAGCCTTCTGCGTCACACCAGGGAGATGCATGAAGGGGAGGAGCCAggggtgcgcacacacacgcagtcacAGTGTAGGTTCAATGGAAGCTACAAAAAGCGTGGATGGTACAAACTGTGTGATCAGACTAATCCTCATGTAGTGCGTCTGCAGAGTGCACACAGAGCTGGAGCAAACACAGGCTGTCAGAAGAAGCTCATCGTAACATCTTCTCCGTCTTTGAAGGCCTCTGATAGTTTAACCCTCAGACAGTCTTTAAGATGCTGCCGTGACAAAGACAAGAACCCCAGTCAAGCTGAAGAGAACTTCGATCCTGTTGAGGCACCAGAAGACCAACCCAGCGTGGAACGTGTAAAACCAAAGTCCAAAAAAAGAAAGCAGGAGTTTGTCTACCGAACGGCGGAGGAGGCCCTGCAGATGTGTCAGGATcgctgcctgccggtggcattCCCGTGCATGATCCAGAACTGCCACTCGGTGGTGACCCAACTGAGGAGTTTACATCGCCATTACATGACGTGTCACAAAATGCTGCGTACCAGACTGGCCCAGAATGAGGACAAACTATTCTACACCACTGAGCAGCTGGAAGAACTAATACAAATGAAATCAGCAGTGTCCGCACTTCCAGATTTGGCCAGGATTCCTAACGGGGTTCTTAGAATGGAGTACCAGGCAGAGCCAGAGACCCCTGGGGGCCCGTCCCTTCCCATGAGCCTCCATTCCATCAAGACGGAATCAGTAGGACAGGAGGTGCCGGAGGTCCCAGAAGAGCCGCACCCTGACAGCACTGCACTGATGGGGGCGGATGATGAACTTTATGGGGAATCTAATGGGCACGCAGACCAGATTCTGGACAGGGAGAGCCCGGTTCCTGAGGCCCAAACTGAGAGCCCAGTTCAGGAAgcccagagagagagtgactccCCAGCTCCCCCTCTggttcctcctccacccctggaTCTTTCACCTCCATCCACCCTCAGAATAACGGTCAGTGATGCCGCCCTGGACCCCTCTGACCGAGAGAGCAAGCCAGGCAGCACTTCTGCTGCCGTCTGTGTTCCTGCAAGCCCCACCCCAACACGCCAGCCCTTGAGACGGAAGAACTCGGAGCCGTCGGAACCACTCCCGGCTAcgccacctccacctgcccaaAAAGACCCCAGTCAAGGTCTGGCTCCCCGGGCATTTGACATAGCAGGTTACAAACCCTTAGGCTTTGAGTCCTCGTTCCTGAAGTTCAttcaggagaaggaggagaatcATAAATGCGACAAGTTGCTCTCGGTGGGAGTCCTGAACCCCTGCTGTAAACCGGACCCTCCTCGTCGACGAGATTGTTACCGACGCCACTGCTCTGTGAAGGAGAACAACCAGCGTGGACCCACGCGCAGCCGCAGGTCACGTTCCTCTCCTCTGAAACCCCTGCTCTCCACGCACGAGTGCAGCTCCATCCACAACCTGCACTTCATCCTGGAGAGGGCCCTGCGGGGCTGCGGGGACCAGGCTATAGAGCAGCTGCAGTTCCTCAAGCCCGTGGTGGTTCTGGAGCGGCCCAAGTCCTCCGCCTCTCTGCTCGACCTCCTGCCCCCTGACGCAAAAGCGTAA